One genomic segment of Scophthalmus maximus strain ysfricsl-2021 chromosome 3, ASM2237912v1, whole genome shotgun sequence includes these proteins:
- the npbwr2b gene encoding neuropeptides B/W receptor type 2b, with translation MENVSSPGSAPPVCNDSVDFYSLASGNRTGLYCTPPAEFYFYADLYIILPVIYSVICAVGLTGNTAVIYVILKAPKMKTVTNMFILNLAIADDLFTLVLPINIAEHLLHYWPFGEVLCKVILSIDHYNIFSSIYFLTVMSIDRYLVVLATVRSKRMPYRTYRAAKIISLCVWILVILIVMPFTVFAGVYVNPNDERKSCVLSFPSPESLWFKASRIYTLILGFAIPVSTICILYTMMLYKLRNMRLNSNAKALDKAKKKVTIMVFIVLAVCLFCWTPFHLSTIVALTTDLRTTPLLIGISYFITSLSYANSCLNPFLYAFLDDSFRKAFKKMLECRPA, from the coding sequence aTGGAGAATGTTTCGAGCCCCGGCAGTGCACCGCCAGTCTGCAACGACTCTGTGGACTTCTACTCCCTCGCGTCTGGAAACCGCACCGGCCTATACTGCACTCCGCCCGCGGAGTTTTACTTCTACGCTGACCTTTACATCATTCTGCCGGTCATCTACTCTGTGATCTGCGCAGTGGGACTGACGGGCAACACGGCTGTCATCTACGTGATCCTCAAAGCGCCGAAGATGAAAACAGTCACCAACATGTTCATCCTGAACTTGGCCATTGCGGACGACCTGTTCACTTTGGTGCTGCCGATCAACATAGCCGAACACTTGTTGCACTACTGGCCTTTCGGCGAGGTTTTGTGCAAAGTCATCCTCAGCATAGACCACTACAACATCTTCTCCAGTATCTATTTTCTGACAGTCATGAGCATTGATCGCTACCTGGTGGTCTTGGCCACGGTGAGGTCCAAGCGGATGCCTTACCGCACATACCGAGCAGCCAAAATCATCTCGCTGTGTGTCTGGATCCTCGTCATCCTGATCGTCATGCCTTTCACCGTTTTCGCCGGCGTCTACGTCAACCCGAACGACGAGAGAAAGAGCTGCGTGCTCAGCTTCCCCAGCCCGGAGAGTTTGTGGTTCAAAGCGAGCCGGATCTACACGCTCATCCTGGGCTTCGCCATCCCGGTCTCAACCATCTGTATCTTATACACCATGATGCTGTATAAGCTGAGGAACATGCGGCTCAACAGCAACGCTAAGGCGCTGGACAAGGCCAAGAAGAAGGTCACCATCATGGTGTTCATAGTCTTGGCCGTCTGCTTGTTCTGCTGGACCCCATTCCACCTCAGCACCATCGTGGCCCTGACGACGGACCTGAGGACCACGCCGCTGCTGATCGGGATCTCCTACTTCATAACCAGCCTGAGCTACGCCAACTCCTGCCTCAACCCGTTCCTCTATGCCTTCCTGGACGACAGCTTCAGGAAAGCCTTCAAGAAGATGTTGGAATGTAGACCGGCCTGA